A part of Sugiyamaella lignohabitans strain CBS 10342 chromosome D, complete sequence genomic DNA contains:
- the SBA1 gene encoding Sba1p (Co-chaperone that binds and regulates Hsp90 family chaperones; plays a role in determining prion variants; important for pp60v-src activity in yeast; homologous to the mammalian p23 proteins, and like p23 can regulate telomerase activity; protein abundance increases in response to DNA replication stress; GO_component: GO:0005737 - cytoplasm [Evidence IDA] [PMID 10207098]; GO_component: GO:0005634 - nucleus [Evidence IDA] [PMID 10207098]; GO_function: GO:0051087 - chaperone binding [Evidence IMP,IPI] [PMID 9632755]; GO_process: GO:0043392 - negative regulation of DNA binding [Evidence IDA] [PMID 23022381]; GO_process: GO:0032212 - positive regulation of telomere maintenance via telomerase [Evidence IDA,IMP] [PMID 17389357]; GO_process: GO:0006457 - protein folding [Evidence IMP,IPI] [PMID 9632755]; GO_process: GO:0051972 - regulation of telomerase activity [Evidence IDA,IMP] [PMID 17389357]) — protein MGLFFVLRKKKASAEYWPRLTKEKKKHPFIKTDFDKWVDEDEQDTVDDSENLAGGMGMGGGEGGFDFSQLAGGAGGPGGFDFSQLAGLGGGAGGADLSGLGEDELASLQAESGEADATEEVEEVTESK, from the coding sequence ATGGGTCTGTTTTTCGTGCTtcgaaagaagaaggctaGTGCTGAATACTGGCCAAGATTGACtaaggagaagaagaagcaccCTTTTATCAAAACTGACTTTGACAAGTGGgtcgatgaagatgagcaAGATACTGTTGACGATTCCGAAAACCTGGCTGGTGGTATGGGAATGGGAGGTGGTGAAGGTGGATTCGACTTCTCTCAATTGGcaggaggtgctggtggtcctGGTGGCTTTGATTTCTCTCAACTTGCTGGCCTtggcggtggtgctggtggagctgATCTCAGTGGACTAGGTGAAGATGAGTTAGCTTCTCTTCAAGCCGAATCTGGCGAGGCAGATGCTACAGAGGAAGTGGAGGAGGTTACTGAgtcaaaataa
- the TMA46 gene encoding Tma46p (hypothetical protein that associates with translating ribosomes; interacts with GTPase Rbg1p; GO_component: GO:0005737 - cytoplasm [Evidence IEA,IEA]; GO_component: GO:0005737 - cytoplasm [Evidence IDA] [PMID 10684247]; GO_component: GO:0042788 - polysomal ribosome [Evidence IDA] [PMID 21076151]; GO_component: GO:0005840 - ribosome [Evidence IDA] [PMID 16702403]; GO_function: GO:0003729 - mRNA binding [Evidence IDA] [PMID 23222640]; GO_function: GO:0046872 - metal ion binding [Evidence IEA,IEA]; GO_process: GO:0002181 - cytoplasmic translation [Evidence IGI] [PMID 21076151]): MAKKQQESAKTKAAKKQQAVSDKTFGLKNKNKSSRVQAFVKQVESQSASSSAAQKRKEAEAERRAAEKKAAEKARLEAAELFKPVATQKVPFGVDPKSVLCSFFKQGLCTKGAKCKFSHNLDIERKAAKKDLYSDNREEEKQNDTMDKWDEEKLRSVVLSKHGNPKTTTDIICKYFIDAVENGKYGWFWVCPNGGDTCKYKHSLPPGFKLKTKEELRLERQNAANQPEITLEDFIETERQKLPKNLTPITLESFTKWKEERIAKKKAQEEQELQKQQKSGNKVLSGKQLLDSGKFVAFDDEDDGNDAWDLSELRRRVESDDEDNPNNEPDGSVKSDQQNINTNEIEA; the protein is encoded by the coding sequence ATGGCAAAAAAGCAGCAGGAATCAGCAAAAACGAAGGCTGCTAAGAAACAGCAGGCCGTCAGTGATAAAACTTTCGGacttaaaaacaaaaataaatcgtCAAGAGTTCAAGCTTTTGTTAAGCAAGTGGAATCACAAAGCGCTAGCTCATCAGCTGCACAGAAGCGTAAAGAGGCCGAAGCAGAGAGGAGAGCTGCCGAAAAGAAGGCTGCAGAGAAGGCTAGactggaagcagcagagctCTTCAAGCCAGTTGCTACGCAAAAGGTTCCTTTTGGAGTTGATCCAAAGTCAGTACTATGTTCGTTTTTCAAACAGGGCCTATGTACGAAGGGTGCAAAGTGTAAATTCAGTCATAACCTTGACATCGAGAGAAAGGCTGCTAAAAAAGATTTGTACTCAGACAAtcgtgaagaagaaaagcaaaatgATACTATGGATAAATGGGACGAGGAAAAGCTCCGGAGCGTTGTACTTTCCAAGCACGGCAACCCAAAAACTACAACTGATATCATttgtaaatatttcattgaTGCTGTAGAGAACGGCAAATATGGTTGGTTTTGGGTTTGTCCAAACGGAGGTGATACTTGTAAATATAAACACTCACTTCCACCAGGATTCAAACTAAAGACCAAGGAAGAGCTGCGATTAGAGAGACAAAACGCTGCAAATCAGCCAGAGATTACATTGGAGGATTTCATTGAGACAGAACGACAAAAACTTCCTAAAAACTTGACTCCAATTACTCTGGAGTCCTTTACTAAATGGAAGGAAGAGAGAATtgcaaagaagaaagcacaagaagagcaagagtTACAGAAGCAGCAAAAGTCTGGAAACAAAGTCCTCAGTGGCAAACAACTGTTGGATTCTGGCAAATTTGTTGCGttcgatgatgaagacgatggtAATGATGCTTGGGACCTTTCAGAGCTCAGGAGAAGGGTTGAaagtgatgatgaggataaCCCGAATAATGAGCCTGATGGATCTGTTAAATCCGACCAGCAAAATATTAACACCAATGAAATAGAAGCATGA